Proteins co-encoded in one Haloarcula pelagica genomic window:
- a CDS encoding C-terminal binding protein: MPRVVASDDPMIDVPLLREELDAEVVAADTTDEAAFREAATGADAVVVDVNTPVTAAVLDDLDQLAIVARAGVGIDNIDVPAAARNDITVTNVPTYCTDEVATHTVTLLLDCIRDVAAYDRDVRAGTWSWNRGRDIHRLAGRTLGLVSYGPIARRTREQLRGFDLDVVAYDPYVDAAEMAEDDVEKVTLEALYERADYVSLHAPLTDETEGMADADAFAAMQDHAVLVNTGRGGLVDERALADALTTGEIAAAGLDVLRDEPPAEDNPLVGLDNCTLTPHAGWYSVEAREDLNATVAANLRAAFAGETPPDRIDPETDWL, translated from the coding sequence ATGCCACGCGTGGTCGCCAGTGACGACCCGATGATCGACGTACCGTTGCTCCGCGAGGAACTCGACGCCGAAGTCGTCGCCGCGGACACGACCGACGAGGCCGCGTTCCGCGAGGCGGCGACCGGCGCCGACGCCGTCGTCGTCGACGTGAACACGCCGGTGACGGCCGCCGTCCTCGACGATCTGGACCAGCTCGCTATCGTCGCCCGCGCGGGCGTCGGTATCGACAACATCGACGTGCCGGCCGCGGCCCGTAACGACATCACGGTGACGAACGTCCCGACCTACTGCACGGACGAGGTCGCGACCCACACCGTGACGCTCCTGCTGGACTGTATCCGCGACGTAGCCGCCTACGACCGGGATGTCCGGGCGGGAACGTGGAGCTGGAACCGCGGCCGGGACATCCACCGCCTGGCCGGTCGGACGCTCGGACTCGTCTCCTACGGGCCGATCGCCCGGCGCACCCGCGAGCAGCTCCGCGGGTTCGACCTCGATGTCGTCGCGTACGACCCCTACGTCGACGCTGCGGAGATGGCCGAGGACGATGTCGAGAAAGTGACGCTCGAAGCGCTGTACGAGCGGGCGGACTACGTCTCCCTGCACGCGCCGCTGACCGACGAGACCGAGGGGATGGCCGACGCCGATGCCTTCGCAGCCATGCAGGACCACGCCGTCCTGGTCAACACCGGCCGCGGCGGTCTCGTCGACGAGCGCGCGCTGGCCGACGCCCTGACTACGGGGGAGATCGCGGCGGCGGGGCTGGATGTCCTTCGGGACGAACCGCCGGCCGAGGACAACCCGCTCGTGGGGCTGGACAACTGCACCCTGACGCCACACGCCGGGTGGTACTCCGTCGAGGCGCGCGAGGACCTGAACGCGACCGTCGCGGCGAACCTCCGGGCGGCCTTCGCCGGCGAGACGCCCCCCGACCGGATCGACCCCGAAACCGACTGGCTGTAG
- a CDS encoding class I SAM-dependent methyltransferase produces the protein MSTEPDDPDHRLFAAIYDPATALVERTLLRPHRRYLARDLDGTVLDLGAGTGATFPYLADSGLVLHAVEPDDHMRRRAAERARALGLDIDLRSAGATDLPYADDTFDTVIASMVFCTIGDPEAALDEAARVLRPGGEFRFLEHVADDGWREHVQHALAPLWRRLAGGCHLTRRTAALFASHPAFDVVELERRNLGLTPVRPFVRGRLRRRA, from the coding sequence GTGTCCACCGAACCGGACGACCCCGACCACCGGCTGTTCGCGGCCATCTACGACCCGGCGACCGCGCTCGTCGAACGGACGCTCCTCCGGCCCCACCGCCGATACCTCGCCCGAGACCTCGACGGGACGGTGTTGGATCTCGGGGCCGGAACCGGTGCGACGTTCCCGTATCTGGCAGACAGCGGTCTGGTCCTCCACGCCGTCGAACCCGACGACCACATGCGCCGGCGGGCCGCCGAACGGGCGCGCGCTCTGGGGCTCGACATCGACCTCCGATCGGCCGGCGCGACCGATCTGCCGTACGCCGACGACACGTTCGACACGGTGATCGCGTCGATGGTGTTCTGTACGATCGGCGACCCGGAGGCGGCACTGGACGAGGCCGCACGCGTGCTCCGGCCCGGCGGGGAGTTCCGTTTCCTCGAACACGTCGCCGACGACGGCTGGCGCGAACACGTCCAGCACGCCCTGGCACCGCTGTGGCGGCGCCTCGCGGGCGGCTGTCACCTCACCCGGCGGACGGCGGCACTCTTTGCTTCCCACCCCGCGTTCGACGTGGTCGAACTCGAACGGCGGAATCTCGGTCTGACACCGGTCCGCCCGTTCGTCCGGGGGCGGCTCCGCAGGCGTGCCTGA
- a CDS encoding NAD-dependent epimerase/dehydratase family protein, protein MTETPTGRQVLVTGGAGFIGSHIADAFLPENDVRILDDFSSGSRERCPAGATVIEGDIRDRETIETAMDGVDLVFHEAAVVSVAQSVEDPETSHATNVDATLSILEAARRADARVVFASSAAIYGAPESIPIAEDDRKEPSSPYGLEKLSGDHYCRLYHDLYGLETVPLRYFNVYGPGQTGGDYAGVINVFTDQARDGGPLTVDGDGEQYRDFVHIDDIVQANVLAATTDATGRAYNVGTGERTTIRELAEAIRDRIDPDADIVHTDPRPGDIRESRPDISRARDQLGYEPTVSLGDGLDDLLG, encoded by the coding sequence ATGACTGAGACGCCAACTGGTCGGCAGGTGCTGGTCACCGGCGGCGCCGGGTTCATCGGGAGCCACATCGCCGACGCCTTCCTCCCGGAGAACGACGTTCGGATCCTCGACGACTTCTCCTCGGGATCACGGGAGCGGTGTCCGGCCGGCGCGACCGTGATCGAAGGCGACATCCGCGACCGAGAGACGATCGAGACGGCCATGGACGGCGTCGACCTGGTCTTCCACGAGGCGGCCGTCGTCAGCGTCGCCCAGTCCGTCGAGGACCCCGAGACGAGCCACGCGACAAACGTCGACGCGACGCTCTCGATCCTGGAGGCCGCTCGCCGCGCTGACGCCCGCGTGGTCTTTGCTTCCAGCGCGGCGATCTACGGCGCGCCCGAGTCGATCCCCATCGCCGAGGACGACCGCAAAGAGCCAAGCTCCCCGTACGGCCTGGAGAAACTCAGCGGCGACCACTACTGCCGGCTGTACCACGACCTCTACGGCCTCGAGACGGTCCCGCTGCGGTACTTCAACGTCTACGGACCCGGTCAGACTGGCGGCGACTACGCCGGCGTCATCAACGTCTTCACCGACCAGGCCCGCGACGGCGGGCCGCTGACCGTCGACGGCGACGGCGAGCAGTACCGCGATTTCGTCCACATCGACGACATCGTCCAGGCGAACGTGCTCGCGGCGACGACAGACGCCACCGGCCGAGCCTACAACGTCGGCACCGGCGAGCGGACGACGATCCGCGAACTCGCCGAGGCGATCCGCGACCGGATCGACCCCGACGCCGACATCGTCCACACCGACCCCCGGCCGGGCGACATCCGTGAGAGCCGGCCCGACATCTCGCGGGCGCGCGACCAGTTGGGCTACGAGCCGACCGTCTCGCTCGGCGACGGGCTGGACGACCTGCTGGGCTAA
- a CDS encoding iron transporter: MDRRSFLRAGSAGALAAVAGCLGGLETQSTRAPPLVEDRPDAVYYPTHLEGMEMVGMAESGDYAFGLMYSYPHRFWNINGSSGSMTPIGSDDDVHLMSAVWDPETGMILPDTGLTVEIYQGESLVSQEAIYPMLSQPMGFHYGANFGLDGDGDYRVVLSVGAMSTRRTGGFADRFGEPTTAEIPFTYSQSARDELMYRTLDNAGDPGAVEPMAMEMIPDSLAPSEDELPGTVRGSAMSNDARLVVTTLDAPPAGIDAEGSYVAVSARTRYNEMVIPAMGLSGTLESGGETVYDGRFQRTLDPDLGYHYGAVVDSVATGDELALTVTAQPQTARHEGYEMAFGGLLGAMPDVSVTFS, from the coding sequence ATGGACCGCCGCTCGTTCCTCCGTGCTGGCAGTGCCGGGGCGCTGGCCGCCGTCGCCGGCTGTCTCGGTGGCCTCGAAACACAGAGCACCCGCGCACCGCCGCTTGTCGAGGACCGGCCCGACGCCGTCTACTACCCGACCCACCTCGAAGGGATGGAGATGGTCGGGATGGCGGAGTCGGGCGACTACGCCTTCGGGCTGATGTACAGCTACCCCCACCGGTTCTGGAACATCAACGGCAGTTCCGGGTCGATGACACCGATCGGCTCGGACGACGACGTACACCTGATGTCGGCCGTCTGGGACCCCGAAACGGGGATGATCCTCCCGGACACCGGGCTGACCGTCGAGATCTACCAGGGCGAGTCGCTGGTCTCACAGGAGGCCATCTACCCGATGCTCTCCCAGCCGATGGGGTTCCACTACGGCGCGAACTTCGGCCTCGACGGCGACGGCGACTACCGGGTCGTCCTCAGCGTCGGCGCGATGTCGACCCGGCGGACCGGCGGCTTCGCCGACCGGTTCGGCGAGCCCACGACCGCAGAGATCCCGTTCACGTACAGCCAGTCCGCACGGGACGAACTCATGTACCGGACGCTCGACAACGCGGGCGACCCCGGCGCGGTCGAGCCGATGGCGATGGAGATGATCCCCGACTCGCTGGCCCCCAGCGAGGACGAACTGCCCGGCACGGTCCGGGGGAGCGCCATGAGCAACGACGCCCGCCTCGTCGTGACGACACTCGACGCGCCGCCGGCCGGGATCGACGCCGAGGGCAGCTACGTCGCCGTCTCCGCGCGGACCCGCTACAACGAGATGGTCATTCCGGCGATGGGGCTGTCGGGGACGCTGGAAAGCGGCGGCGAGACGGTGTACGACGGGCGGTTCCAGCGGACACTGGACCCCGACCTGGGCTATCACTACGGCGCCGTCGTCGACAGCGTGGCCACGGGCGACGAACTGGCCCTGACGGTGACCGCACAGCCCCAGACCGCCCGCCACGAGGGCTACGAGATGGCCTTCGGCGGCCTGCTGGGCGCGATGCCCGACGTGTCCGTGACCTTCTCGTGA
- a CDS encoding class I SAM-dependent methyltransferase — protein MDRNDVRAAWDAVSETYARSRDPSGSDAALLDDFLAGLPADPVVLDVGCGDGARTLANLPPGSLGLDFSRAGLDLAAETVPQARLLQADMTAIPLAADTVDGVTAYHAVFHVPRDQQRGVFAEFARVLRPGGVLLMTLPGGRFETVRRGWMGGEMFFSSPGRATTLEWLREAGFDDLRTTTADDPLGSSTEFVFATLARD, from the coding sequence ATGGACCGAAACGACGTTCGAGCGGCCTGGGACGCGGTGTCCGAGACGTACGCCCGGTCGCGTGACCCGAGCGGTTCCGACGCCGCGTTACTCGACGATTTTCTGGCGGGACTCCCTGCCGACCCGGTCGTCCTCGATGTCGGGTGTGGCGACGGCGCGCGGACGCTCGCCAACCTCCCGCCCGGGAGCCTCGGCCTGGACTTCTCCCGGGCCGGCCTCGATCTGGCGGCCGAGACCGTCCCGCAGGCTCGCCTCCTCCAGGCAGATATGACTGCGATCCCGCTGGCCGCGGACACGGTGGACGGCGTCACCGCCTACCACGCGGTGTTCCACGTCCCGCGGGACCAGCAACGCGGTGTCTTCGCGGAGTTCGCCCGGGTCCTCAGACCCGGCGGTGTCCTGCTCATGACGCTGCCGGGCGGGCGCTTCGAGACGGTCCGGCGGGGCTGGATGGGCGGCGAGATGTTCTTCTCCTCGCCCGGCCGGGCGACCACGCTGGAGTGGCTCCGCGAGGCCGGGTTCGACGACCTTCGGACCACGACCGCCGACGATCCGCTCGGATCGAGTACGGAGTTCGTCTTCGCGACGCTCGCCCGGGACTGA
- a CDS encoding DUF7537 family lipoprotein: MRNIRITTLLVVLTVVVAGCGGMGVGDGASNGDGASGSDGGASDGSSSDGASGSDGGSSADGAAGDGAAATTDEFAVGDADRLLRDAGSFTAEWSFAVTESDGNTSTVTNTYRVNLAENRSYEAFETAGTDGAVAYESFYADDMTYTKYGDDTESFYQVAPQQTTVFDNARNRALYDYDDFEDAQFVGTEQFDGVTVERYEYSDPTVWRNYGAGAFGSDENVTINDFTVVVLVDEDGLARSTEWTVRGVTDTGEPVSAAWSYTLTDVGSTTVADPDWLDDAKAQSQGA, encoded by the coding sequence ATGAGAAACATACGGATTACTACACTTCTCGTGGTGTTGACCGTCGTCGTCGCTGGCTGTGGGGGGATGGGCGTCGGTGACGGGGCGTCGAACGGTGACGGCGCCAGCGGGTCGGACGGTGGGGCAAGCGACGGATCGTCGAGCGACGGCGCGAGCGGTTCCGACGGTGGAAGCAGTGCTGACGGCGCTGCCGGCGACGGCGCGGCGGCCACGACCGACGAGTTCGCCGTCGGCGACGCCGACCGGCTCCTCCGTGATGCCGGCAGTTTCACCGCCGAGTGGTCGTTCGCCGTGACCGAGAGCGACGGCAACACGTCGACGGTCACCAACACCTACCGGGTGAACCTCGCCGAGAACCGATCGTACGAGGCCTTCGAGACGGCCGGCACGGACGGCGCTGTCGCCTACGAGTCGTTCTACGCCGACGACATGACCTACACCAAGTACGGGGACGACACGGAGTCGTTCTACCAGGTCGCCCCCCAGCAGACGACCGTCTTCGACAACGCCCGCAACCGGGCGCTGTACGACTACGACGACTTCGAAGACGCGCAGTTCGTCGGCACAGAGCAGTTCGACGGCGTCACCGTCGAGCGCTACGAGTACTCCGACCCGACCGTCTGGCGGAACTACGGCGCCGGAGCGTTTGGCTCCGACGAGAACGTGACGATCAACGACTTCACCGTGGTCGTCCTGGTCGACGAGGACGGGCTGGCGCGCTCGACGGAGTGGACCGTCCGCGGTGTCACCGACACCGGCGAACCGGTCTCTGCAGCCTGGTCGTACACGCTGACCGATGTCGGCTCGACCACCGTCGCCGACCCGGACTGGCTCGACGACGCGAAGGCCCAGTCACAGGGCGCCTGA
- the glmM gene encoding phosphoglucosamine mutase, whose amino-acid sequence MFGTSGVRGPVGERITAAVALDIGRAVGTDAGRVVVGRDARDSGRMLRDAVVAGLQETGTDVVDAGTAATPTVARGIAHRDADAGIVVTASHNPSPDNGLKLWTPSGQAFSTAQQDEIEARIEASDYDLAGWDGQGVCREWPDAGAVHRRALAEAGQRTADAAGVSLDGFSVVVDLGNGMGGVSADALHELGADVETLNAQPDGRFPGRPSEPTAETCETLATTVEATGADLGIAHDGDADRMMAVADGGAFVPGDLLLAMFGREEAGDGESVAAPVDTSLAVDDALAEVGADVVRTRVGDVYVAERTRDEGVAFGGEPSGAWIFPEETYCPDGPLAAVKLAVLAATEPLSARLDRIERYPIRRASVETDRKEAVMAAAEDRIRAEYDDVTDLDGLRVGTDDGWFLVRPSGTQPLVRLTAESRDPERADELLAAARSLLDDAMD is encoded by the coding sequence ATGTTCGGAACGAGCGGCGTTCGCGGCCCAGTCGGGGAACGGATCACGGCAGCAGTGGCGCTTGACATCGGCCGCGCGGTCGGCACCGACGCCGGCCGCGTGGTGGTCGGCCGCGACGCCCGGGACTCCGGCCGGATGCTCAGGGACGCGGTGGTCGCCGGCCTCCAGGAGACCGGAACCGATGTCGTCGACGCCGGAACCGCGGCGACGCCGACGGTCGCCCGGGGGATCGCCCACCGGGACGCCGACGCCGGGATCGTCGTGACCGCGTCGCACAACCCCTCGCCCGACAACGGGTTGAAACTGTGGACGCCCTCGGGCCAGGCGTTCTCGACGGCCCAGCAGGACGAGATCGAGGCCCGGATCGAGGCGAGCGACTACGACCTCGCGGGCTGGGACGGACAGGGAGTCTGTCGGGAGTGGCCCGATGCCGGCGCCGTCCACCGGCGGGCGCTCGCCGAGGCGGGCCAACGCACCGCCGACGCCGCCGGCGTTTCCCTCGACGGCTTTTCGGTCGTCGTCGACCTCGGGAACGGGATGGGCGGGGTCAGCGCCGACGCGTTACACGAACTCGGGGCCGACGTGGAGACGCTCAACGCACAGCCCGACGGCCGGTTCCCGGGGCGGCCCAGCGAACCGACAGCCGAGACCTGCGAGACGCTGGCGACGACCGTCGAGGCGACCGGGGCCGACCTCGGAATCGCCCACGACGGCGACGCGGACCGGATGATGGCCGTCGCCGACGGTGGGGCGTTCGTCCCCGGCGACCTGTTGCTCGCGATGTTCGGCCGCGAGGAGGCCGGCGACGGGGAGTCGGTCGCCGCACCGGTCGATACGAGTCTGGCGGTCGACGACGCGCTCGCGGAGGTCGGTGCCGACGTGGTCCGGACCCGCGTGGGCGATGTCTACGTCGCAGAGCGGACCCGCGACGAGGGCGTCGCCTTCGGCGGGGAGCCCTCGGGCGCCTGGATCTTCCCCGAGGAGACGTACTGCCCCGACGGGCCGCTGGCCGCCGTGAAACTGGCCGTCCTGGCGGCCACCGAACCGCTCTCTGCGCGGCTCGATCGGATCGAGCGGTACCCGATCCGACGGGCGAGTGTCGAGACCGACCGCAAAGAGGCCGTGATGGCGGCCGCCGAAGACCGGATCAGGGCCGAGTACGACGACGTGACCGACCTGGACGGTCTCCGTGTCGGCACCGACGACGGCTGGTTCCTCGTCCGGCCCTCGGGCACTCAGCCGCTCGTCCGCCTGACCGCAGAGTCCCGCGACCCCGAGCGGGCCGACGAACTGCTGGCGGCCGCACGCTCGCTGCTCGACGACGCCATGGACTGA
- a CDS encoding 50S ribosomal protein L15e has protein sequence MARSAYSYIRDAWKNPGDGKLAELQWQRQQDWRNEGAVERIERPTRLDKARSQGYKAKQGVVVARVSVRKGGARKQRFTAGRRSKRQGVTRITRRKDIRRVAEERAARVYPNLRVLNSYSVGQDGRQKWHEIILVDPEHPAIENDDDLSWICDDDHTDRVFRGLTGAGKRNRGLGSKGKGTEKTRPSLRSNRGKGK, from the coding sequence ATGGCACGAAGTGCATACTCCTACATTCGAGACGCCTGGAAGAACCCGGGCGACGGAAAGCTCGCGGAACTACAGTGGCAGCGACAGCAGGACTGGCGCAACGAGGGCGCCGTCGAGCGCATCGAGCGCCCGACCCGCCTCGACAAGGCCCGCTCGCAGGGCTACAAGGCCAAACAGGGCGTCGTCGTCGCCCGCGTCTCCGTCCGCAAGGGCGGGGCTCGCAAGCAGCGGTTCACCGCCGGGCGTCGGTCCAAGCGCCAGGGCGTGACCCGCATCACCCGCCGGAAAGACATCCGGCGTGTCGCCGAGGAACGCGCCGCACGCGTCTACCCGAACCTGCGCGTGCTCAACAGCTACTCCGTCGGCCAGGACGGCCGCCAGAAGTGGCACGAGATCATCCTCGTCGACCCGGAACACCCGGCCATCGAGAACGACGACGACCTCTCGTGGATCTGTGACGACGACCACACGGACCGCGTCTTCCGTGGACTGACCGGCGCCGGCAAGCGCAACCGCGGCCTCGGCTCGAAGGGCAAGGGCACCGAGAAGACCCGCCCGTCCCTGCGTTCGAACCGCGGCAAGGGCAAGTAA
- a CDS encoding HpcH/HpaI aldolase family protein, which produces MAPSAPTNGLRARLDDGGVALGILDNTYSPTLVEFYGDLGVDYVWIDLEHGGPDPWDADAIEHLLRAAERSGVELVVRLPDTEPTLVRKALDIGVRTVFLPRVESAAEVEAAVRSARFRYEDGPGDRGLAAPRARRWGLADDYIETEDAETLVGTTVETAAAVENIDAILDVPDLGFVFIGPLDLSISLGHPGELDHPEVLDAVETVRAAAVEAGVPVGGLGFGMDDVNEKAADGYQLLNLGTTTGALQRTVTSWLDAYEGT; this is translated from the coding sequence ATGGCACCGTCAGCACCGACGAACGGACTCCGGGCGCGACTCGACGACGGCGGCGTCGCGCTCGGTATCCTCGACAACACGTACAGCCCGACGCTCGTGGAGTTCTACGGCGATCTGGGCGTCGACTACGTCTGGATCGACCTCGAACACGGCGGGCCGGACCCCTGGGACGCCGACGCCATCGAGCACCTGCTGCGGGCCGCCGAACGCAGCGGCGTGGAACTGGTCGTCCGCCTGCCCGACACCGAGCCGACGCTGGTCCGGAAGGCGCTCGACATCGGCGTCAGGACCGTCTTTCTCCCGCGTGTCGAGTCGGCCGCAGAGGTCGAAGCGGCGGTCCGGTCGGCCCGCTTTCGCTACGAGGACGGCCCGGGCGACCGCGGGCTGGCGGCACCGCGAGCGAGACGGTGGGGGTTGGCCGACGACTACATCGAGACGGAAGACGCCGAGACGCTGGTCGGGACGACCGTCGAGACGGCCGCCGCGGTCGAGAACATCGACGCGATCCTGGACGTGCCTGACCTGGGGTTCGTGTTCATCGGCCCGCTGGATCTGTCGATCTCGCTTGGCCACCCCGGCGAACTGGACCACCCCGAGGTCCTCGACGCGGTCGAGACGGTCCGCGCGGCGGCCGTCGAGGCGGGCGTGCCGGTCGGTGGTCTGGGCTTCGGGATGGACGATGTCAACGAGAAAGCCGCCGACGGCTACCAGTTGCTGAACCTCGGGACGACCACCGGCGCGCTACAGCGAACGGTCACGTCGTGGCTCGATGCCTACGAAGGAACGTAG
- a CDS encoding NUDIX hydrolase, with protein MTERHLHATVSIRGVLRAPDGDVLLLRRASNGGWELPGGRLNADDDDVPAGLHREISEETGLDATIYEPVHAVSWRNEADEGRFAVYYHCRVTDRAVSVSAEHTAHDWLPVGEATDRLSDPQATAAERVADAASGD; from the coding sequence ATGACCGAGCGGCACCTGCACGCGACGGTGAGCATCCGTGGGGTCCTCCGGGCGCCCGACGGCGACGTGCTCTTGCTCCGGCGGGCCAGCAACGGCGGCTGGGAGCTCCCCGGCGGCCGGCTCAACGCTGACGACGACGACGTTCCCGCCGGGCTCCACCGCGAGATCAGCGAGGAGACCGGGCTGGACGCGACCATCTACGAGCCGGTCCACGCCGTCTCCTGGCGAAACGAGGCGGACGAGGGGCGGTTCGCGGTCTACTACCACTGCCGGGTCACGGATCGGGCGGTCTCGGTCAGTGCCGAACACACGGCCCACGACTGGCTTCCCGTTGGGGAGGCGACCGACCGGCTCAGCGATCCGCAGGCGACCGCGGCCGAACGTGTCGCCGACGCCGCCTCGGGGGACTAG
- a CDS encoding cupin domain-containing protein, protein MALDLLADADLDPAPGELLDTELAVTDDVLVKAFALGPGASIDPHEHADATNVFHVLTGTVTVTRDDEEATITAPGVVLNERGQVHGARNESDGRAVLTASLCPLP, encoded by the coding sequence ATGGCGCTCGACCTGCTCGCCGACGCCGACCTCGACCCGGCGCCCGGCGAACTCCTCGACACGGAACTGGCAGTGACCGACGACGTGCTCGTGAAGGCGTTCGCCCTCGGCCCGGGCGCGTCGATCGACCCGCACGAACACGCCGACGCGACGAACGTCTTCCACGTCCTGACCGGGACGGTCACCGTGACGCGCGACGACGAGGAAGCGACGATCACCGCGCCCGGCGTCGTCCTGAACGAGCGCGGGCAGGTCCACGGCGCGCGCAACGAGAGCGACGGGAGGGCGGTCCTGACCGCGAGTCTCTGCCCGCTACCGTAG